The Thermodesulfovibrio sp. 3462-1 genome contains the following window.
ACTCTTCACTGGTTCTGTCCATCTGATTGAGAATTTCAGCAACTGTTTTTATTCCACCAATTCTTCTTGATTGCGTGTATGAGCGAAGCTGACTCTGCAAAACATCTTCAAGTTCAGTTAAAATTGTGGGAGAAATCTGGTCAAGATTTGCAATTCTTTGAGAAACCTCTATTTTAAGCTGCTCAGGGAATCTGCTTAAAACTTCTGCTGCCTGTGTTGGCTCTAAATGGGCAAGCACAATTGCTATTGTCTGAGGATGCTCTCTTTGAAGCATTGTTGCTATGCTCTGAGAATCAAGCCATCTAAGAATATCAAAGGCACTTGCTCCACTTTCAATCTTACTTATGAGCTTTGCGGCCTGCTCCTCGCCAAAAGCCTTTGTAAGTATTGTTTTTATGTATTCCTCATCAACCATAACAGGAGCAGCTCCAATTTTTTCAGCAAACTCTTTAAGCACTGCTTCAGCTTCCTCAGGAGTAAGTTTTATTCTTGACATCATTGGAATAATTCGAGCAAGTTCAATGGGATCAAAATGTTTGAAAAGCTCTGTTGCTGCATCTTCACCAATTAAAGAAAGAAGTGCTGCAACTTTTTCTATGCCTGAAAACTTTCTCATTTACTCGCTTATCCACTCTCTTAGAATGGCAACAACTTTTTTGGGATTTGTTTTTGCTATTTGCCTTATTTCCTCTTTTATATCTCTTTCTACCGGAGGAGGCACTGCTTCTTCAGATATAACAATTTCTTTTTTGACTTTTTCTTCAACAGGCTTTTTAAGTAACTCAATGAGTGGTTTTACAACAAAAAGAATTATAAGTGCAACAATAATCAGAGGTATCAGATATTTAAGAACTGTTTTTGCTATGCCTATATAATCAATCCCTGGTTTTTCTTCCGGTATGACTTCAAAGGGCATGCTTTCCACTATCACATAATCACCTCTTTCTTTATTATATCCTATGGCTGCCTGAACAAGCTCCTGATATTTTTTTATCTCTTCTTCACTTCTTGGAACATAAACTTTTTTACCCTTTTCTTCTCTATAAGTTCCATCAACCAGAACAGCTACAGATATCT
Protein-coding sequences here:
- the fliG gene encoding flagellar motor switch protein FliG; the protein is MRKFSGIEKVAALLSLIGEDAATELFKHFDPIELARIIPMMSRIKLTPEEAEAVLKEFAEKIGAAPVMVDEEYIKTILTKAFGEEQAAKLISKIESGASAFDILRWLDSQSIATMLQREHPQTIAIVLAHLEPTQAAEVLSRFPEQLKIEVSQRIANLDQISPTILTELEDVLQSQLRSYTQSRRIGGIKTVAEILNQMDRTSEELILKNIEEKDPILADEIRKLMFTFEDLLYVDDRGIQTILKEISTDDLALALKMASEELKEKIFRNMSQRAVEILKEEMEAKGPVRVSDVEKAQMNIVRVARKLEEEGKIVVGKRGGEAIVT